GCTCGACCCCTTCAACCGCGGGGTCAGCCTCGACGAACACGACCTGGAGGAAATGCTCAGCGAGTACTTCGATACCGAAGTCGACGACCTGGGCAGCCTCCTGCAGGCCGCCAGCACGCGCGAAATCGTGATGCGCCTGCTGCGCAACCTGAAAGGTATTTACCTTGCCAAGGACGAACTCCCCAAGGCGCTGGAGGTGATGAACCTCATGCTGTCCCTGGACGAGACGCAGACGACCGAATACCGCGACCGCGGCCTCGTACTCGCCTCGCTGGAGTGCTATCAGGCCGCCAGCACCGACCTCGTGCATTACCTGGAACTCGCCCGCGAAGCGGACGACGCGGACCAGATCCGCGAGACCCTGATCCAGCTGAAAAGCGAAAGCCCGTCCCTGCACTGAACCGGGGGCACCCGGTGCGGCATGCTATGCTGTCCGCCCGACGATTCAGCGCGCCCGACCCCATGCCCGAGCGACTCGAAGCCCTGCAACGCTGGCTCAGCGAACGGCTCCGCACCGACGATTTCGAACTCATTCCCGCTTCGGCCGACGCCAGCTTCCGGCGTTACTTCCGCGCGCGTCAGGCAGACAAGACCTGGATCGCCATGGACGCCCCGCCCGACAGGGAACGCCCGCAGGATTTCATCGCCATCGCCGAACGGCTGCACGCCCTTGACCTGAGCGCCCCGCGCATCGAAGCGGCGGCGCCGGAGCAGGGTTTTCTGCTGCTCGAGGACCTCGGCGACCGCACCTTCACCCGCGCCCTGGCGGAAGGTCACGACGAGGCCGCCCTCTACCGGCTGGCCACGGACACCCTGATCGCCCTGCAGCAGCGCTGGCGGCCCGACCTCGCCACCGGCCTGCCGCCCTACGACGAGACGGCGCTGCTGCGCGAAGCTTCCCTGCTGATCGACTGGTATCTGCCGGCCGTCACCGGCCGGCCCACTGGCGAGACGACGCGTCAGCGCTTCGTCTCGGCCTGGCGGAGCGTGCTGCCCGGCGTGGACAGCCTGCCCCGCACCCTGGTGCTGCGCGACT
This portion of the Gammaproteobacteria bacterium genome encodes:
- a CDS encoding phosphotransferase; this translates as MLSARRFSAPDPMPERLEALQRWLSERLRTDDFELIPASADASFRRYFRARQADKTWIAMDAPPDRERPQDFIAIAERLHALDLSAPRIEAAAPEQGFLLLEDLGDRTFTRALAEGHDEAALYRLATDTLIALQQRWRPDLATGLPPYDETALLREASLLIDWYLPAVTGRPTGETTRQRFVSAWRSVLPGVDSLPRTLVLRDYHVDNLMVLPGRAGVAACGLLDFQDALLGSPAYDLVSLLRDARRDVPDALQKEMLARYLAAFPSLDHDRFETAYWVLGAQRTTKIIGIFTRLAHRDGKPDYLRHMPRLWRLLGEELAHPMLEPVHAWYEEHLPATLRIIPATEPA